A part of Anas acuta chromosome 26, bAnaAcu1.1, whole genome shotgun sequence genomic DNA contains:
- the PRAM1 gene encoding PML-RARA-regulated adapter molecule 1 produces the protein MRHLEGKGAMVRHLQAKFKGNREDLPEAGSWLESRSAASPATEPGQMPVLGSKGEPPPQSPRTRRVDFSRAPPPHSKGQSVGQSSLPHPVSETPEWMTRLKKGVAQDASSQPAPAKPGGRDVLNKEVGATSDPPQRNQAQQKWPLVKDKGAPAVPAKGAAVAASSDAVGSTQETGHPALPRRKPLPHVMTLGARPAKPRRPPAVDLEKFRAAARPGMPGRPAVEPRSTKMGYPKPGSVASGPARFPPRDAPSAAGDEEEIYDDVETVEPVKRDRSVPLPPTSRPPAYLRPGGGGGAGRASGRFALLAAVQREAQASRKMKPMTLKECKKEEKADREFQKKFKFEGSITVLTQMMVDPAVTEKRGGGKNLPLRRGEILDVIEFTNKDQILCRNSQRRYGYVPRAVMLHLDTDIYDDVEIYG, from the exons ATG AGGCACCTGGAGGGGAAAGGGGCCATGGTGCGGCACCTCCAAGCAAAGTTCAAAGGCAACAGGGAAGATCTCCCCGAAGCGGGCAGCTGGCTGGAGAGTCGCTcggcagcatcccctgcaacAGAGCCAGGACAGATGCCTGTGCTGGGCTCCAAGGGTGAGCCACCCCCTCAGTCCCCCCGGACCAGGAGGGTGGACTTCAGCAGGGCTCCTCCACCTCACAGCAAAGGTCAGAGTGTGGGACAGAGCTCGCTTCCTCATCCCGTTTCTGAGACCCCGGAGTGGATGACACGACTGAAGAAGGGTGTTGCTCAGGAcgccagctcccagccagcccctgcaaAGCCAGGAGGAAGAGACGTGTTGAACAAGGAAGTTGGAGCCACCTCTGATCCTCCCCAGAGAAACCAAGCCCAGCAGAAATGGCCACTCGTCAAAGACAAGGGTGCTCCAGCAGTTCCAGCCAAAGGTGCAGCCGTTGCAGCCTCCTCAGATGCTGTGGGAAGCACCCAGGAGACAGGGCACCCCGCTCTGCCTCGGAGGAAGCCTCTGCCACATGTCATGACGCTGGGAGCGAGGCCGGCCAAGCCCAGGCGTCCTCCTGCCGTGGATCTGGAGAAGTTCCGTGCAGCTGCACGTCCTGGGATGCCCGGCCGTCCTGCCGTGGAGCCAAGGAGCACTAAGATGG GTTACCCGAAACCAGGTAGTGTTGCATCGGGCCCGGCGCGGTTCCCACCGCGGGATGCTCCAAGTGCAGCAGG GGATGAAGAAGAGATATACGATGATGTAGAGACCGTTGAGCCGGTCAAGAGAGACCGAAGTGTTCCACTGCCCCCCACGTCCCGACCACCAGCGTATCTCCGTCCCGGAGGAG GTGGAGGTGCCGGTCGAGCCTCTGGCAGGtttgccctgctggcagctgtgcaAAG AGAAGCCCAGGCCTCCCGAAAGATGAAGCCAATGACACTCAAAGAATgcaagaaggaagagaaggcagACAGGgagtttcagaagaaattcaag tttgaaGGGAGCATCACTGTCCTGACCCAGATGATGGTCGACCCTGCAGTGACTGAGAAGAGGGGCGGAGGGAAGAATCTGCCGCTCAGACGGGGAGAAATTCTTGATGTGATTGAGTTTACAAACAAGGATCAAATCCTCTGCCGAAACAGCCAGAGGAGGT ATGGCTATGTGCCCCGGGCTGTGATGCTACACCT ggaCACTGACATCTATGACGACGTTGAGATTTATG GTTGA
- the LOC137844751 gene encoding potassium voltage-gated channel subfamily V member 2-like, translating into MRQLERRRVSLSAGLKIGDRRGCCRTLEEEDVHIPFAQESLVKQWSSMQNVTDSNQEKSEMPLQRSKYFLNINVGGTLFHIACKAAARYPVTRLGKLAIYTDPTKKLQLCDDYSVQKNEYFFDRDPSIFHYIFHFYRSGVLWIRDEMCPSNFVEEIEYWGVHLKYSQRCCRILFEEKQDELSENLKIQKELEAELEPLESAEQFEGKCLGQFRKMIWNLIENPYSSVPAKIIAVMSSLFVLISIVGMTLSTVEEMQHKTAKQWMELLEMVCAIFFTSEYLMRLISSSSFKKFLRAALNAVDLVAILPFYIQILFENLDEGDTLYHEELHQMENVSKLGKVLKLIKLMRIFRILKLARHSTGLRAFGFTMRQCYQQVCCLLLFIAMGVFTFSALMHSVEHDVPGTNFTSIPYAWWWAAVSLSTVGYGDTVPDTVLGRVVAFGCISFGIILNGMPISILYNKFSDYYAKLKAHENETSLSLKLSRRFRFKERALRKLSECCRAEPRCHR; encoded by the exons ATGAGGCAGCTGGAGAGGAGGCGTGTGAGTCTCTCTGCGGGGCTGAAGATCGGGGATCGCCGCGGCTGCTGCCGGAccctggaggaggaggatgtcCACATCCCATTTGCACAGGAGAGCCTGGTAAAGCAGTGGAGCTCCATGCAGAACGTGACAGACAGCAACCAGGAGAAAAGCGAGATGCCCCTTCAGAGGAGCAAGTACTTCCTCAACATTAACGTGGGCGGCACGCTGTTCCACATagcctgcaaagcagcagcccgATACCCCGTCACCAGGCTTGGGAAGCTGGCCATTTACACAGACCCTACGaagaagctgcagctctgcGATGACTACTCAGTGCAGAAGAACGAGTACTTCTTCGACAGAGATCCTTCCATCTTCCACTATATCTTCCACTTCTACCGCAGCGGGGTCCTGTGGATAAGGGACGAGATGTGCCCCAGTAACTTCGTGGAGGAAATCGAGTACTGGGGAGTCCACCTGAAATACTCCCAGCGCTGCTGCCGGATCCTGTTTGAGGAAAAGCAAGACGAACTCAGCGAGAAcctgaaaatacagaaggagctggaggcagaACTGGAGCCTCTGGAATCAGCAGAGCAGTTTGAGGGCAAATGTTTGGGGCAGTTTCGGAAGATGATCTGGAACCTCATTGAGAACCCTTACTCTTCTGTCCCAGCCAAGATCATTGCTGTCATGTCAAGCCTCTTTGTGCTCATCTCCATTGTGGGCATGACCCTGAGCACGGTGGAGGAGATGCAGCACAAGACAGCGAAGCAGtggatggagctgctggagatggTCTGCGCCATCTTCTTCACTTCCGAGTACCTCATGAGGctcatctcctcctccagcttcaAGAAGTTTTTGCGGGCGGCGCTCAATGCCGTAGACCTGGTGGCCATTCTGCCGTTCTACATCCAGATCCTCTTTGAGAATCTGGACGAGGGAGACACCCTTTACCACGAGGAGCTGCACCAGATGGAGAATGTGAGCAAGCTGGGCAAGGTCCTCAAGCTCATCAAGCTCATGAGGATCTTCCGCATCCTCAAGCTGGCACGCCACTCCACCGGCCTGCGGGCTTTCGGCTTCACCATGCGCCAGTGCTACCAGCAGGtttgctgcctcctcctcttcatcgCCATGGGGGTCTTCACCTTCTCTGCCCTCATGCACTCGGTGGAACACGATGTCCCAGGCACCAACTTCACCAGCATCCCCTACGCGTGGTGGTGGGCAGCG GTCAGCCTCTCCACCGTGGGCTATGGAGACACCGTGCCCGACACGGTGCTTGGCAGGGTGGTGGCGTTTGGCTGCATCTCCTTTGGCATCATCCTCAATGGCATGCCCATCTCCATCCTCTACAACAAGTTTTCTGACTACTACGCCAAGCTGAAGGCCCACGAGAACGAGACCAGCCTCTCCCTCAAGCTCTCCAGGAGGTTCCGCTTCAAGGAGCGAGCTCTGCGGAAGCTGTCCGAGTGTTGCAGAGCTGAGCCCCGCTGCCACCGCTGA
- the LOC137844870 gene encoding bone morphogenetic protein 2-like isoform X2, whose amino-acid sequence MLGTVLLLLVLARPACPSPASAASRRAEALKRLLEVFGIEDPPPPPAHFKQPPQYMVDLFNTVANADGVTKNPDILEGNTVRSFLDKTHGEKMRFLFVLSSVAKNEKILTAELHLFRLWPKATDGPKRHHFCQVSIYQILDKTEPDSPQGQKLLASRLLSLQGSGWEVFAITQAVRDWTEDESSNRGLLVTVHGLGGSPLDAPAVQFASSRDHHESKKPMLVLFTDDGRRGASLPTADFPDLQPQDPVLPAKMTVPKLNGPRSTRSLDRLQPCQRHPLSVDFEEIGWSGWIISPRGYNAYHCKGSCPFPLGENMRPTNHATVQSIINALKLSEGVSSPCCVPDKLHSINLLYFDDDENVVLKQYDDMVAGSCGCH is encoded by the exons ATGCTGGggaccgtgctgctgctgctggtgctggcacgGCCGGCGTGCCCGAGCCCGGCCAGCGCAGCAAGCCGGCGAGCTGAGGCTCTCAAGAGGTTGCTGGAAGTCTTTGGCATCGAAGACCCTCCGCCCCCCCCAGCTCACTTCAAGCAGCCGCCCCAGTACATGGTGGATCTGTTCAACACCGTGGCCAACGCTGATGGTGTCACCAAGAACCCCGACATCCTGGAGGGCAACACGGTCCGCAGCTTCTTGGATAAAA ctcacGGTGAGAAGATGCGGTTCCTGTTCGTCCTCTCCAGCGTGGCCAAGAATGAAAAGATCTTGACAGCGGAGCTGCATCTCTTCCGCCTCTGGCCAAAAGCCACCGACGGGCCCAAACGGCACCACTTCTGCCAG GTCAGCATCTACCAAATTCTGGACAAGACTGAACCGGACTCCCCCCAGGGGCAGAAGCTGCTGGCATCCAGGCTCCTCTCACTGCAGGGCTCTGGCTGGGAGGTCTTTGCCATCACACAGGCT GTTCGTGACTGGACCGAAGATGAGAGTAGCAATCGGGGTTTGCTGGTGACTGTCCATGGCCTGGGCGGGAGCCCGCTCGATGCCCCTGCTGTACAGTTTGCGTCCAGCAGGGACCACCACGAGAGCAAGAAGCCCATGCTGGTCCTGTTCACCGATGATGGGCGCCGGGGAGCGTCCCTGCCCACAGCTGACTTCCCAG ATTTACAGCCTCAGGACCCTGTTCTTCCTGCCAAGATGACAGTGCCCAAGCTGAATGGGCCACGCAGCACACGCTCCCTGGACCggctccagccctgccagaGGCACCCCTTGTCCGTGGACTTCGAGGAGATCGGCTGGTCCGGGTGGATCATCTCACCGCGGGGCTACAACGCCTACCACTGCAAAGGCTCCTGCCCCTTCCCGCTGGGCGAGAACATGCGGCCAACCAACCACGCCACCGTGCAGTCCATCATCAACGCCCTCAAGCTGAGTGAGGGTgtcagcagcccctgctgcgTGCCGGACAAACTCCACTCCATCAACCTCCTCTACTTCGACGACGATGAGAACGTGGTCCTCAAGCAGTACGACGACATGGTGGCTGGGAGCTGCGGCTGCCActga
- the POLE4 gene encoding DNA polymerase epsilon subunit 4, whose product MAAAAGPVAAAAVAAAGSEPAGPGEEAGGGPQCPGPARLARLPLARVKALVKADPDVTLASQEAVFVLARATELFVETIAKDAYVYAQQGKRKTLQRKDLDNAIEAIDEFAFLEGTLD is encoded by the exons atggcggcggcggccgggccggtggcggcggcggcggtggcagCGGCGGGCTCGGagccggcggggccgggggaggaGGCGGGCGGGGGGCCGCAGTGCCCGGGGCCGGCCCGCCTGGCCCGCCTGCCGCTGGCGAGGGTGAAGGCGCTGGTGAAAGCGGACCCGGACGTCACCCTGGCCAGCCAGGAGGCCGTCTTCGTCCTGGCGCGGGCCACG GAGTTGTTTGTTGAAACCATAGCCAAAGATGCTTATGTGTACGCtcagcaaggaaaaagaaaaactctgcAGAGAAAAGATCTGG ATAATGCTATTGAAGCTATTGATGAATTTGCTTTTTTGGAAG GTACTTTGGACTGA
- the LOC137844870 gene encoding bone morphogenetic protein 2-like isoform X1: MKLCTAPQDTGRNGSRKLMWEGAWAAAPRGIPACLASYKCGAGEAGGESSRGWDSRAMLGTVLLLLVLARPACPSPASAASRRAEALKRLLEVFGIEDPPPPPAHFKQPPQYMVDLFNTVANADGVTKNPDILEGNTVRSFLDKTHGEKMRFLFVLSSVAKNEKILTAELHLFRLWPKATDGPKRHHFCQVSIYQILDKTEPDSPQGQKLLASRLLSLQGSGWEVFAITQAVRDWTEDESSNRGLLVTVHGLGGSPLDAPAVQFASSRDHHESKKPMLVLFTDDGRRGASLPTADFPDLQPQDPVLPAKMTVPKLNGPRSTRSLDRLQPCQRHPLSVDFEEIGWSGWIISPRGYNAYHCKGSCPFPLGENMRPTNHATVQSIINALKLSEGVSSPCCVPDKLHSINLLYFDDDENVVLKQYDDMVAGSCGCH, encoded by the exons ATGAAATTGTGCACAGCTCCACAGGACACAGGGAGAAACGGCTCAAG GAAATTGATGTGGGAAGGTGCTTGGGCAGCTGCTCCTCGGGGGATCCCTGCTTGCTTAG CGAGTTATAAATGCGGtgctggggaggcagggggggaATCGAGCCGGGGCTGGGACAGCAGAGCCATGCTGGggaccgtgctgctgctgctggtgctggcacgGCCGGCGTGCCCGAGCCCGGCCAGCGCAGCAAGCCGGCGAGCTGAGGCTCTCAAGAGGTTGCTGGAAGTCTTTGGCATCGAAGACCCTCCGCCCCCCCCAGCTCACTTCAAGCAGCCGCCCCAGTACATGGTGGATCTGTTCAACACCGTGGCCAACGCTGATGGTGTCACCAAGAACCCCGACATCCTGGAGGGCAACACGGTCCGCAGCTTCTTGGATAAAA ctcacGGTGAGAAGATGCGGTTCCTGTTCGTCCTCTCCAGCGTGGCCAAGAATGAAAAGATCTTGACAGCGGAGCTGCATCTCTTCCGCCTCTGGCCAAAAGCCACCGACGGGCCCAAACGGCACCACTTCTGCCAG GTCAGCATCTACCAAATTCTGGACAAGACTGAACCGGACTCCCCCCAGGGGCAGAAGCTGCTGGCATCCAGGCTCCTCTCACTGCAGGGCTCTGGCTGGGAGGTCTTTGCCATCACACAGGCT GTTCGTGACTGGACCGAAGATGAGAGTAGCAATCGGGGTTTGCTGGTGACTGTCCATGGCCTGGGCGGGAGCCCGCTCGATGCCCCTGCTGTACAGTTTGCGTCCAGCAGGGACCACCACGAGAGCAAGAAGCCCATGCTGGTCCTGTTCACCGATGATGGGCGCCGGGGAGCGTCCCTGCCCACAGCTGACTTCCCAG ATTTACAGCCTCAGGACCCTGTTCTTCCTGCCAAGATGACAGTGCCCAAGCTGAATGGGCCACGCAGCACACGCTCCCTGGACCggctccagccctgccagaGGCACCCCTTGTCCGTGGACTTCGAGGAGATCGGCTGGTCCGGGTGGATCATCTCACCGCGGGGCTACAACGCCTACCACTGCAAAGGCTCCTGCCCCTTCCCGCTGGGCGAGAACATGCGGCCAACCAACCACGCCACCGTGCAGTCCATCATCAACGCCCTCAAGCTGAGTGAGGGTgtcagcagcccctgctgcgTGCCGGACAAACTCCACTCCATCAACCTCCTCTACTTCGACGACGATGAGAACGTGGTCCTCAAGCAGTACGACGACATGGTGGCTGGGAGCTGCGGCTGCCActga